The Mycobacterium sp. 3519A genome contains a region encoding:
- a CDS encoding nitronate monooxygenase family protein, which produces MALRTALTSIFGIDHPVVLAPMGGVSGGALAGAVSEGGGLGLIGAGRGDVQWLDRECELAKAATSRPWGIGFLTWAIDERAVEAALNWSPAAVMLSFGDPAPFAPMIRAEGVALMVQVTSLDEARRALEVGANVIVAQGSEAGGHGGGRATLPFVPAVVDIAGATPVLAAGGIADGRGLAAALMLGAAGAMIGTRFEATPEALLDPDEVKAITAAHASDTVRGRVLDIATHAGWPARYPARTLRNRFTDVWQGREAELESDEAAMAEFDAAAARGDRDYLPIWAGEAVDLVAEMDSASTVVARVAAQAESAIAGALA; this is translated from the coding sequence ATGGCGCTGCGCACGGCACTGACGTCAATCTTCGGCATCGACCATCCCGTCGTGCTGGCCCCGATGGGCGGGGTCTCGGGCGGCGCGTTGGCGGGCGCGGTGTCCGAGGGCGGAGGGCTCGGCCTGATCGGTGCGGGCCGCGGCGATGTGCAGTGGCTGGACCGGGAATGTGAACTGGCCAAGGCGGCGACGTCGAGGCCGTGGGGCATCGGCTTTTTGACATGGGCCATCGACGAACGAGCGGTCGAGGCGGCCCTGAACTGGTCACCGGCGGCCGTCATGCTGTCGTTCGGCGATCCCGCGCCGTTCGCGCCGATGATCCGCGCCGAGGGCGTCGCGCTGATGGTGCAGGTGACGTCCCTGGACGAAGCGCGGCGCGCACTGGAAGTCGGTGCGAATGTCATTGTGGCGCAAGGCTCGGAGGCAGGCGGGCACGGCGGAGGCCGGGCGACGCTGCCGTTCGTGCCCGCGGTGGTGGACATTGCCGGCGCGACGCCGGTGCTGGCCGCGGGCGGTATCGCCGACGGCCGCGGACTGGCGGCCGCGCTGATGCTCGGCGCCGCGGGGGCGATGATCGGCACCAGGTTCGAGGCCACCCCCGAGGCGTTGCTCGACCCCGACGAGGTGAAGGCCATCACCGCGGCGCACGCGTCCGACACCGTCCGCGGCCGCGTCTTGGACATCGCCACACACGCGGGTTGGCCTGCCCGCTATCCGGCGCGCACACTGCGCAACCGCTTCACCGATGTCTGGCAGGGACGGGAAGCCGAGTTGGAATCCGACGAAGCTGCGATGGCGGAGTTCGATGCCGCCGCCGCCCGCGGTGACCGCGACTACCTGCCGATCTGGGCCGGTGAAGCCGTCGACCTGGTCGCCGAAATGGATTCCGCGAGCACGGTCGTCGCGCGCGTCGCGGCGCAGGCCGAGTCGGCGATCGCCGGGGCGTTGGCGTGA
- a CDS encoding glycerol-3-phosphate dehydrogenase/oxidase, whose amino-acid sequence MEAVALSPANRAAALADLAANPLDIVVIGGGVVGAGAALDAATRGLKVGLVEARDLASGTSSRSSKLIHGGLRYLEMLDFRLVAEALSERGLMLEKLAPHLVKPVKFLYPLRHRGWERIYTAAGLTLYDAMSKASGHGAGIPLHRHLTRRGALRAAPSLSKDALVGALVYSDAQVDDARHTMTIARTAAAYGARIATRTRVVDLIREGERVTGVRVVDLESNRTYPVRARQVINATGVWTDETQGLANERGQFHVRASKGIHLVVPRDRIRSSTGIILRTEKSVLFVIPWGRHWIIGTTDTEWSLDKAHPAASLKDIRYLLGQVNAVLRAPLTEADVEGVYAGLRPLLAGESADTSTLSREHAVGHSVPGLVVIAGGKYTTYRVMAKDAVDEAVHGLGQAFDRRIPNSMTQNVPLLGADGYHALWNARHQLAANSGLSEPRIAHLLNRHGSMIGEVLGLIRDDPALGSPLPAADDYLRAEVVYATTHEGALHLDDVLCRRTRISIETFDRGTDSCREVADLMSPLLGWSDEHKALEISHYLARVAAERESQTMPDDETADGARMGAAEIVPVGPL is encoded by the coding sequence ATGGAGGCGGTGGCGCTCTCCCCTGCCAATCGCGCGGCCGCACTGGCGGACCTCGCGGCCAACCCGCTCGACATCGTGGTGATCGGCGGTGGGGTCGTCGGTGCTGGCGCCGCGCTCGATGCGGCCACCCGGGGCTTGAAAGTAGGGCTGGTCGAAGCCCGCGATCTCGCCTCGGGCACCTCCAGCCGGTCGAGCAAGTTGATCCACGGCGGTCTTCGCTACCTGGAGATGCTGGATTTCCGGTTGGTCGCCGAGGCGCTGTCCGAACGCGGGCTGATGCTCGAGAAGCTGGCGCCACACCTGGTGAAGCCCGTGAAATTTCTCTACCCGCTCAGGCATCGGGGATGGGAGCGCATCTACACCGCCGCCGGGCTCACGCTCTACGACGCGATGTCCAAGGCGTCCGGACACGGAGCCGGGATCCCGCTGCACCGGCACCTCACCCGTCGCGGCGCGTTGCGAGCGGCTCCATCCCTGAGCAAGGATGCGCTTGTCGGCGCACTGGTGTACTCCGACGCCCAGGTCGACGATGCCAGGCACACCATGACGATCGCGCGCACCGCGGCCGCATACGGCGCGCGGATCGCGACCCGCACCCGGGTGGTGGATCTCATCCGCGAGGGTGAACGCGTCACCGGGGTCCGCGTCGTCGATCTGGAGTCGAATCGCACCTACCCGGTGCGGGCGCGCCAGGTGATCAACGCCACCGGCGTCTGGACCGACGAAACGCAGGGGCTGGCCAACGAGCGCGGACAATTCCATGTCCGAGCGAGCAAGGGAATTCATCTGGTCGTCCCTCGTGACCGAATACGGTCTTCCACCGGGATCATCCTGCGGACCGAGAAGTCGGTCCTGTTCGTCATCCCGTGGGGCCGACACTGGATCATCGGAACCACCGATACCGAATGGTCGCTCGACAAGGCACATCCGGCGGCCAGCCTGAAGGATATCCGCTACCTGCTCGGCCAGGTCAACGCTGTGCTGCGGGCACCGCTGACCGAAGCCGACGTCGAGGGTGTCTACGCGGGTCTGCGCCCGCTTCTTGCCGGTGAATCCGCGGATACCTCCACATTGTCGCGGGAACACGCCGTCGGTCACAGTGTCCCTGGCCTGGTGGTGATCGCGGGCGGCAAGTACACCACGTACCGGGTGATGGCCAAGGATGCGGTCGACGAGGCCGTGCACGGTTTGGGGCAGGCCTTCGACCGCAGGATCCCGAACTCTATGACGCAGAACGTGCCGCTACTGGGTGCCGACGGTTACCACGCGCTGTGGAACGCCCGCCACCAGCTGGCCGCGAACTCGGGTCTGAGCGAGCCGCGGATCGCCCATCTGCTCAACCGGCACGGATCGATGATCGGCGAGGTACTCGGCCTCATTCGCGATGACCCGGCCTTGGGCTCCCCCCTGCCCGCTGCCGATGACTACCTACGCGCAGAGGTGGTATACGCCACCACCCACGAGGGTGCGCTACATCTCGACGACGTGTTGTGCCGCCGGACGCGGATCTCGATAGAGACCTTCGACCGGGGCACCGATTCCTGTCGGGAGGTCGCCGATCTGATGTCGCCGCTGCTGGGATGGTCCGACGAGCATAAGGCGCTGGAAATCAGCCACTACCTCGCGCGGGTCGCGGCCGAGCGGGAAAGCCAGACCATGCCCGACGACGAGACCGCCGACGGTGCCCGGATGGGCGCGGCCGAGATCGTGCCCGTCGGTCCATTGTGA